One stretch of Methylopila sp. 73B DNA includes these proteins:
- a CDS encoding efflux RND transporter permease subunit — MALNVSAWSIRKPIPPLVLFVVLTAIGLFSFASLPVTRMPNIDLPLVSVTINQTGAAPSELELQVTKRVETAVAGLAGVKHITSSIGDGVSVTSIEFQLETQVDRAVNDVRDAVTGIRTDLPQSIEEPLIQRIDIEGMAISTYAASAPAMTPEELSWFVDDRIVRALQGVRGVAQVKREGGVDREIRVALDPARLQALGVTAADVNAQLRATNVDLAGGRGEVGAQEQTVRTLAGALTVERLAEARISLPGGREVRLSDLGTVRDGSAEPRAAARLDGKPIVAFGVYRAKGFSDVVVAEAAKAKLDELAASYPDVTITPIDTTVRYTKADYESAMHTLIEGAVLAVIVVFLFLRDVRATLISALAIPLSILPTFWVMDTLGFSLNGVSLLAITLVTGILVDDAIVEIENIVRHMRMGKSAYRASIEAADEIGLAVVATTATIIAVFMPVSFMGGIAGQYFKQFGITVAVAVAFSLLVARLITPLLTAYFLRDHGAHEERDGVIMRGYTRVLAWSVRWRFVTVGAGVALFVGSVMLAGLLPSGFLPENDTSRSILKIELPPGSTLDQSEEVGQRITRLLLARPEVASVYASVGSGAQAGPMAASGEVRKGVLIINLKPRSERTLSQKQFEGEVRGQLAAIPDIRSNFGNDGGQREFTLIVSGSDGAAVEKAAVALEKETRASVPGLLNVVSTAAIDRPEIRIVPKLDEAAQLGVSVAQIAETVRVATIGDVEQNLAKFSAGDRQVPIRVQLDEAARADVATFENLRVRRDAGGSVPLSAVADVSFGKGPTSLDRYDRDRRVAIEGDLAPGVALGTALEAVKALPAAKNLPEGVTLKEFGDVEIMNEVFSGFAIAMGAGVLLVFAVLVLLFADVAQPITILMSLPLSIGGAFVALLLTDNSVSLPVVIGFLMLMGIVTKNAILLVDFAIEEVARGVDRTTALIDAGRKRARPIVMTTVAMAAGMVPSALALGEGGSFRAPMAIAVIGGLLASTLLSLVFVPAVFTIMDDLSRLFGWIFGRFVGPKDEPETGPRALPRETLRAAE, encoded by the coding sequence ATGGCCCTGAACGTCTCCGCCTGGTCGATCCGCAAGCCGATCCCGCCGCTGGTGCTGTTCGTGGTGCTGACGGCGATCGGTCTGTTCTCGTTCGCCTCGCTGCCGGTGACGCGGATGCCGAACATCGACCTGCCGCTCGTTTCGGTCACCATCAACCAGACCGGCGCGGCGCCGAGCGAGCTCGAGTTGCAAGTGACGAAGCGCGTCGAGACCGCGGTCGCGGGGCTCGCGGGCGTCAAGCACATCACCTCCTCGATCGGCGACGGCGTGTCCGTCACCAGCATCGAGTTCCAGCTCGAGACCCAGGTCGACCGTGCGGTCAACGACGTGCGCGACGCCGTCACCGGCATCCGCACCGACCTGCCGCAATCGATCGAAGAGCCGCTGATCCAGCGCATCGACATCGAGGGCATGGCGATCTCGACCTACGCAGCCTCGGCCCCGGCGATGACGCCGGAGGAGCTGAGCTGGTTCGTGGACGACCGCATCGTCCGGGCGCTGCAGGGCGTACGCGGCGTCGCGCAGGTCAAGCGCGAGGGCGGCGTCGACCGCGAGATCCGCGTCGCGCTGGACCCCGCCCGCTTGCAGGCGCTGGGCGTCACCGCGGCGGACGTCAACGCGCAGCTGCGCGCCACAAACGTCGACCTGGCGGGCGGCCGCGGCGAGGTCGGCGCGCAGGAGCAGACCGTGCGCACGCTCGCCGGCGCGCTCACCGTGGAGCGTCTTGCGGAGGCGCGCATTTCCCTGCCGGGCGGGCGCGAGGTGCGCCTCTCCGACCTCGGCACGGTGCGCGATGGCTCGGCGGAGCCCCGCGCCGCCGCCCGCCTCGACGGCAAGCCGATCGTCGCCTTCGGCGTCTACCGCGCCAAGGGGTTTTCGGACGTCGTGGTCGCGGAGGCGGCGAAAGCGAAGCTCGACGAGCTCGCCGCGAGCTATCCCGACGTGACGATCACGCCGATCGACACCACGGTCCGCTACACCAAGGCGGATTACGAAAGCGCGATGCACACGCTGATCGAGGGCGCGGTGCTCGCGGTGATCGTGGTCTTTCTGTTCCTGCGCGACGTGCGGGCGACGCTGATCTCGGCGCTCGCGATCCCGCTATCGATCCTGCCGACGTTCTGGGTGATGGACACGCTCGGCTTTTCGCTCAACGGCGTCAGCCTGCTCGCGATCACGCTGGTCACGGGCATCCTGGTCGACGACGCCATCGTCGAGATCGAGAACATCGTGCGCCACATGCGCATGGGAAAGTCAGCCTACCGCGCTTCGATCGAGGCGGCGGACGAGATCGGTCTGGCGGTGGTCGCGACCACCGCCACGATCATCGCGGTGTTCATGCCCGTGAGCTTCATGGGCGGGATCGCGGGACAGTACTTCAAGCAGTTCGGCATCACGGTGGCGGTCGCCGTCGCCTTCTCGCTGCTGGTGGCGCGGCTCATCACCCCCCTGCTGACCGCCTACTTCCTGCGCGACCATGGCGCCCATGAGGAGCGGGACGGCGTCATCATGCGCGGCTACACGCGCGTTCTCGCCTGGTCTGTGCGCTGGCGTTTCGTCACGGTCGGCGCGGGCGTCGCGCTGTTCGTAGGCTCCGTCATGCTGGCGGGTCTGCTCCCCTCGGGCTTCCTGCCCGAGAACGACACCTCGCGCTCGATCCTGAAGATCGAGCTGCCGCCGGGTTCGACGCTCGACCAGTCCGAGGAGGTCGGCCAGCGCATCACCCGGTTGCTGCTGGCGCGGCCCGAGGTCGCCTCGGTCTACGCCTCCGTCGGTTCGGGCGCGCAGGCGGGGCCGATGGCGGCGTCGGGCGAGGTCCGCAAGGGCGTCCTGATCATCAATCTCAAGCCGCGCTCCGAGCGGACCTTGAGCCAGAAGCAGTTCGAGGGCGAGGTGCGCGGCCAGCTCGCGGCGATCCCGGACATTCGCAGCAACTTCGGCAACGACGGCGGCCAGCGCGAGTTCACTTTGATCGTCTCCGGCTCGGACGGCGCGGCCGTGGAGAAGGCGGCGGTGGCGCTCGAAAAGGAGACGCGCGCCTCCGTGCCGGGCCTGCTCAACGTCGTCTCCACGGCCGCGATCGACCGGCCGGAAATCCGCATCGTCCCCAAGCTCGACGAGGCGGCCCAGCTCGGCGTCTCGGTCGCGCAGATCGCGGAGACCGTGCGCGTCGCGACCATCGGGGACGTCGAGCAGAACCTCGCCAAGTTTTCGGCGGGCGACAGGCAGGTGCCGATCCGCGTCCAGCTGGACGAGGCCGCGCGCGCCGACGTCGCGACCTTCGAGAACCTGCGCGTGCGCCGTGACGCCGGCGGAAGCGTGCCGCTATCCGCCGTCGCCGACGTGAGTTTCGGCAAGGGTCCCACGAGCCTCGACCGCTACGACCGCGACCGCCGCGTCGCGATCGAGGGCGACCTCGCTCCGGGCGTCGCGCTCGGCACGGCTCTCGAAGCGGTCAAGGCGCTGCCCGCGGCGAAGAACCTGCCCGAGGGGGTGACGTTGAAGGAGTTCGGCGACGTCGAGATCATGAACGAGGTGTTCTCGGGCTTTGCGATCGCCATGGGCGCCGGCGTGCTTCTGGTGTTCGCGGTGCTCGTGCTGCTGTTCGCCGACGTCGCCCAGCCCATCACCATCCTGATGTCGCTCCCATTGTCGATCGGCGGGGCCTTCGTCGCGCTGCTGCTGACCGACAACTCGGTCAGCCTGCCGGTCGTCATCGGATTTCTGATGCTGATGGGCATCGTGACCAAGAACGCGATCCTGCTCGTCGACTTCGCGATCGAGGAGGTGGCCCGCGGCGTCGATCGCACGACGGCGCTGATCGACGCGGGCCGCAAGCGCGCCCGGCCGATCGTGATGACGACCGTCGCCATGGCGGCGGGCATGGTCCCCTCGGCGCTTGCGCTCGGCGAGGGCGGCTCCTTCCGCGCGCCGATGGCGATCGCAGTGATCGGCGGCCTGCTGGCCTCGACCCTGCTCAGCCTGGTCTTCGTGCCGGCGGTCTTCACGATCATGGACGACCTCAGCCGCCTGTTCGGCTGGATCTTCGGACGTTTCGTCGGCCCGAAGGATGAACCTGAGACGGGCCCGCGCGCCCTGCCGCGCGAGACGCTCCGCGCAGCGGAGTGA
- a CDS encoding MFS transporter, protein MTVIGPDAPSPASGAPVSPIAFRHRNYTLFWIARLCATFAIQIVSVAVGWQVYDLTRDPFDLGLVGLVQFLPAFALVLVTGPAADRFSRRLIMGICVAVEAAGALALVALTFAHEISVVSIFAVLFVFGVARAFFGAASTSIVPNLVPKEALANAITWTSSAWQFASIVGPVAGGLLYGLGGAVAYAVAAALLVLALVLVAAIRVVQPRRAFQANWSTLVAGFDYVFREKVVLGAITLDLFAVLLGGAMALMPAVARDVLDVGPWGLGLLRAAPGVGAIAVAALLSVVPIRDHAGRIMFACVGLFGLATVVFGLSTTVWLSVAALAVMGGADMVSVTIRETLLQLWTPDEVRGRVNAVNMMFVGASNELGEFRAGVTATFIGVMPAIVVGGAGAMAVAAIWAWRFPQLRTARGLERREE, encoded by the coding sequence ATGACCGTCATCGGACCCGACGCGCCCTCGCCCGCGAGCGGCGCGCCCGTCTCTCCGATCGCTTTCCGCCACCGCAATTACACGCTGTTCTGGATCGCCCGGCTCTGCGCCACCTTCGCCATCCAGATCGTGTCGGTCGCGGTCGGCTGGCAGGTCTATGACCTCACGCGCGACCCCTTCGACCTCGGGCTCGTCGGCCTCGTCCAGTTCCTCCCCGCCTTCGCGCTCGTGCTGGTGACGGGGCCCGCCGCCGACCGGTTCTCGCGGCGTCTGATCATGGGGATCTGCGTCGCGGTGGAGGCCGCAGGCGCGCTCGCGCTCGTCGCGCTCACCTTCGCCCACGAGATCTCGGTCGTCTCGATCTTCGCCGTGCTGTTCGTGTTCGGGGTCGCCCGGGCCTTCTTCGGCGCGGCCAGCACCTCGATCGTGCCGAACCTCGTGCCGAAAGAGGCGCTCGCCAACGCGATCACGTGGACCTCCTCCGCCTGGCAGTTCGCGAGCATCGTCGGCCCGGTCGCGGGCGGCCTGCTCTACGGGCTCGGCGGCGCGGTCGCCTACGCCGTGGCGGCGGCGCTGCTGGTCCTCGCGCTCGTTCTCGTCGCCGCGATCCGCGTGGTCCAGCCGCGCCGCGCCTTCCAGGCGAACTGGAGCACGCTGGTCGCGGGCTTCGACTATGTGTTCCGCGAGAAGGTCGTGCTGGGGGCCATCACGCTCGACCTCTTCGCCGTGCTTCTCGGCGGCGCCATGGCGCTGATGCCGGCGGTCGCCCGCGACGTGCTGGACGTCGGCCCCTGGGGCCTCGGCCTCCTGCGGGCCGCGCCCGGCGTCGGCGCGATCGCGGTCGCGGCCCTGCTTTCCGTCGTCCCGATCCGCGACCATGCCGGCCGCATCATGTTCGCCTGCGTCGGCCTGTTCGGCCTCGCGACCGTGGTCTTCGGCCTGTCGACGACGGTCTGGCTCTCGGTTGCGGCGCTTGCGGTGATGGGCGGCGCCGACATGGTGAGCGTCACGATCCGCGAGACGCTGCTGCAGCTCTGGACGCCCGACGAGGTGCGCGGCCGGGTCAACGCGGTCAACATGATGTTCGTCGGCGCCTCGAACGAGCTCGGCGAGTTCCGGGCGGGCGTCACCGCCACGTTCATCGGCGTGATGCCGGCGATCGTCGTCGGCGGCGCGGGCGCGATGGCGGTCGCGGCGATCTGGGCGTGGCGATTCCCGCAGCTCCGCACCGCCCGCGGGCTGGAGCGGCGGGAGGAGTGA
- the mtaB gene encoding tRNA (N(6)-L-threonylcarbamoyladenosine(37)-C(2))-methylthiotransferase MtaB → MSLDVITFGCRLNAVDSETIRAHARGRDDLVVVNACAVTAEATRQARQAVRRAARANPRAEIVVTGCGAEIEPQAFSSMPEVVRVVGAADKLRPETWAPGHERVAPVADAALLAPPADAAILAPRAFVQVQTGCDHRCTFCVIPFGRGASRSTPAAQVIAEVRRVLDRGAQEAVLTGVDLTSWGLDLGAGERLGDLVRAVLAAVPELPRLRLSSLDAVEIDDALVRAFAEEDRLAPHLHLSLQSGDDMILKRMRRRHSRADAVRFCDGMRRARPDVAFGCDVIAGFPTETDAMFENTRSALEDCGIAYAHVFPYSVRPGVPAARMPQVAGEIIKIRAAALRATGEALLARHLAGHVGRRLTALSEGRGLARAADFALVRLATDAPKGAFVDVTVAGHDGRALLAAVE, encoded by the coding sequence ATGAGCCTCGACGTCATCACCTTCGGCTGCCGGCTCAACGCCGTGGACAGCGAGACCATCCGCGCCCATGCGCGCGGGCGGGACGATCTCGTCGTGGTCAACGCCTGCGCCGTCACCGCCGAAGCCACCCGGCAGGCGCGCCAGGCGGTGCGCCGCGCCGCGCGCGCCAACCCCCGGGCGGAGATCGTGGTGACCGGCTGCGGCGCCGAGATCGAGCCGCAGGCGTTTTCAAGCATGCCCGAGGTCGTCCGGGTGGTCGGCGCGGCCGACAAGCTCCGGCCCGAGACCTGGGCTCCAGGACATGAGCGCGTGGCGCCGGTCGCGGACGCGGCGCTCCTCGCGCCGCCGGCGGACGCCGCCATCCTCGCGCCGCGGGCCTTCGTGCAGGTCCAGACCGGGTGCGACCATCGCTGCACCTTTTGCGTCATCCCCTTCGGCCGCGGCGCCTCGCGCTCCACGCCGGCGGCGCAGGTGATCGCAGAGGTGCGTCGGGTGCTGGACCGCGGGGCGCAAGAGGCGGTGCTGACGGGCGTCGACCTCACCTCTTGGGGGCTCGATCTCGGCGCCGGCGAGCGGCTGGGCGATCTCGTCCGCGCGGTGCTCGCCGCCGTGCCCGAGCTGCCGCGGCTGCGGCTGTCCTCGCTTGACGCGGTCGAGATCGACGACGCGCTGGTGCGGGCGTTTGCGGAGGAGGATCGGCTCGCGCCGCATCTCCACCTTTCACTCCAGTCCGGCGACGACATGATCCTGAAGCGCATGAGGCGTCGGCATTCTCGCGCCGACGCCGTGCGGTTCTGCGACGGGATGCGGCGGGCGCGGCCCGACGTCGCCTTCGGCTGCGACGTGATCGCGGGATTCCCGACCGAGACTGACGCGATGTTCGAGAACACCCGCTCGGCGCTTGAGGACTGCGGAATCGCCTACGCGCACGTGTTTCCCTACTCCGTGCGCCCCGGCGTTCCCGCCGCCCGCATGCCGCAGGTGGCCGGCGAAATCATCAAGATCCGCGCCGCGGCCCTGCGCGCGACGGGAGAGGCCTTGCTCGCCCGCCACCTCGCGGGCCATGTGGGGCGGCGGCTCACCGCGCTGTCGGAGGGCCGGGGCCTCGCCCGCGCCGCGGACTTCGCGCTGGTTCGCCTAGCCACGGACGCGCCCAAGGGCGCGTTTGTGGATGTGACGGTCGCGGGCCACGACGGCCGCGCGCTGCTTGCGGCGGTCGAGTGA
- a CDS encoding mechanosensitive ion channel domain-containing protein, whose protein sequence is MPNVPIDFTFLTNLVVVYGFNVVGALALAVAGFWIAGVIHNGVHRGLLASKRMDVTVASFLASLAQYATLAVALVAILQLVGIQATSLIAVLGAASLAIGLALQGTLSNMAAGVMLLLFRPFKVGDAIEVAGKAGTVRDLNLFFTELASGDNVQVLIPNAQVWGTALTNKSKYPTRRVETTLTAPADQDFESARAEIAAFLRDNPHTLASPEPIVTPTSYSDGGVEYAVKVWTPAKDLQALQADLVQYTRDRARAQTTFGQAAE, encoded by the coding sequence ATGCCCAACGTGCCGATCGACTTCACCTTCCTGACCAACCTCGTAGTGGTCTACGGCTTCAACGTCGTGGGCGCGCTGGCGCTGGCGGTCGCCGGCTTCTGGATCGCCGGCGTGATCCACAACGGCGTCCACCGCGGGCTGCTCGCCTCCAAGCGGATGGACGTGACGGTCGCCTCCTTCCTCGCGAGCCTCGCGCAATACGCCACGCTCGCCGTGGCGCTGGTGGCGATCCTGCAGCTCGTCGGCATCCAGGCGACGAGCCTCATCGCGGTCCTGGGCGCCGCCTCCCTCGCCATCGGCCTCGCGCTGCAGGGCACGCTGTCGAACATGGCGGCGGGCGTGATGCTGCTGCTGTTCCGCCCGTTCAAGGTCGGCGACGCCATCGAGGTCGCCGGCAAGGCGGGGACGGTGCGCGACCTCAACCTGTTCTTCACGGAGCTCGCGAGCGGCGACAACGTGCAGGTGCTGATCCCGAACGCGCAGGTCTGGGGCACGGCGCTGACCAACAAGTCGAAATATCCGACCCGCCGCGTGGAGACGACGCTGACCGCGCCGGCCGACCAGGATTTCGAATCCGCCCGCGCTGAGATCGCCGCTTTCCTCCGTGACAACCCGCACACGCTGGCCTCGCCGGAGCCGATCGTGACGCCGACGAGCTACAGCGACGGCGGCGTCGAATACGCTGTGAAGGTCTGGACGCCGGCGAAGGACCTACAGGCGCTGCAGGCGGATCTGGTGCAGTACACCCGCGATCGGGCGCGCGCGCAAACGACCTTCGGCCAGGCCGCCGAGTAA
- the dnaN gene encoding DNA polymerase III subunit beta, translating into MRATLERAALLKALAHVHRVVERRNTIPILANVLLRAGADGLRLQATDLDLEVVETVAAEVAQPGATTVPAHTFYDIVRKLPDGSQVSLEMGGERGTLVIRAGRSRFTLQTLPDSDFPDLAAGELPTGFTIGAADLKRLIDKTQFAISNEETRYYLNGIYLHAVDSAGVSLLRAVATDGHRLARVEMPAPAGAVGMPGVIVPRKTVSEIQRLVEDPEGEVKVELSPTKIRVSFGQVVLTSKLIDGTFPDYGRVIPAGNDKRLTVDRLEFKSAVDRVSTISSERGRAVKLSLTDRKLVLTVTNPDSGNATEEIEVDYEAEPLDIGFNSRYLLDIADQLEGDTALIRLADPGSPTLVQDRDDAPALYVLMPMRV; encoded by the coding sequence ATGCGCGCGACCCTCGAGCGAGCGGCCCTCCTGAAGGCCCTTGCCCATGTCCACCGCGTCGTCGAGCGGCGGAACACCATCCCGATCCTCGCGAACGTCCTGCTTCGCGCCGGAGCCGACGGCCTCAGGCTTCAGGCGACCGACCTCGACCTCGAGGTGGTGGAGACGGTGGCCGCCGAGGTGGCGCAGCCCGGCGCGACCACGGTGCCGGCGCACACCTTCTACGACATCGTCCGCAAGCTGCCGGACGGCAGCCAGGTCTCGCTGGAGATGGGCGGCGAGCGCGGCACGCTGGTCATCCGCGCCGGGCGCTCGCGCTTTACGCTGCAGACCCTGCCGGACAGCGACTTCCCGGACCTCGCCGCAGGCGAGCTTCCGACCGGCTTCACGATCGGCGCGGCCGACCTGAAGCGCCTGATCGACAAGACCCAGTTCGCGATCTCGAACGAAGAGACGCGCTACTATCTCAACGGCATCTACCTGCACGCGGTCGACAGCGCGGGCGTGTCGCTGCTGCGCGCGGTCGCGACCGACGGCCATCGCCTCGCTCGGGTCGAGATGCCGGCCCCGGCGGGCGCCGTCGGGATGCCGGGCGTGATCGTGCCGCGCAAGACCGTCTCCGAGATCCAGCGCCTCGTCGAGGACCCGGAAGGCGAGGTCAAGGTCGAGCTCTCGCCCACCAAGATCCGCGTGTCCTTCGGCCAGGTGGTGCTGACCTCCAAGCTGATCGACGGCACCTTCCCGGACTACGGTCGCGTCATCCCCGCCGGAAACGACAAGCGCCTCACGGTCGATCGGCTCGAGTTCAAGAGCGCGGTCGACCGCGTCTCCACCATCTCGTCCGAGCGCGGCCGCGCCGTGAAGCTCTCGCTCACCGACCGCAAGCTGGTGCTCACCGTCACCAACCCGGACTCGGGCAACGCGACGGAGGAGATCGAGGTCGACTACGAGGCCGAGCCGCTCGATATCGGCTTCAACTCCCGTTATCTGCTCGACATCGCCGACCAGCTCGAAGGCGACACCGCGCTCATCCGGCTCGCCGATCCCGGCTCGCCGACGCTGGTGCAGGACCGCGACGACGCCCCGGCGCTCTACGTGCTCATGCCCATGCGGGTGTGA
- the recF gene encoding DNA replication/repair protein RecF: protein MTAPSRAAVSRLRLTNFRSYPSLDLACGEGSVALVGPNGAGKTNILEAISLLAPGRGLRRAPHGEFARTPGDGSWAVAAEISSDGDGPTRLGTGVEPAQDAPGRRCRIDGAPVSGAGAFSEHLRLVWLTPDLDGLFRGPAGDRRRFLDRLVNAADPAHAARASGLERALRSRNRLLEDPRADARWVDAVERELAELAVAVAAARVETVARLAALVAETADPASPFPTADVALEGSVEAELVHLSATAAEDAYRERLGRGRPRDRAAGRTLEGPHLSDLLVRHAAKDMPAEKCSTGEQKALLVGLVLAHARLVARLDGRAPVVLLDEVAAHLDPARREALYGALDALGAQVWLTGADPAAFADLGGRATVFAVADGEVRRRA, encoded by the coding sequence ATGACCGCCCCCAGCCGCGCCGCCGTCTCGCGCCTGCGCCTCACCAACTTCCGCTCCTACCCCTCGCTCGACCTGGCGTGCGGCGAGGGCTCGGTCGCGCTCGTCGGGCCGAACGGCGCCGGCAAGACCAACATCCTCGAGGCGATCTCGCTGCTCGCGCCCGGCCGTGGCCTGCGCCGCGCGCCGCACGGCGAGTTCGCGCGCACGCCGGGCGACGGTTCCTGGGCCGTCGCGGCCGAAATCTCCAGCGACGGGGACGGCCCGACCCGGCTCGGCACGGGCGTCGAGCCCGCGCAGGACGCGCCCGGCCGCCGCTGCCGGATCGACGGCGCGCCGGTCTCGGGCGCCGGGGCGTTCTCCGAGCATCTCCGCCTCGTCTGGCTGACGCCGGACCTCGACGGCCTGTTCCGCGGGCCGGCCGGCGATCGCAGGCGCTTCCTCGACCGGCTGGTCAACGCCGCGGACCCCGCGCACGCCGCCCGCGCCTCGGGGCTCGAGCGGGCGCTGCGTTCCCGCAACCGCCTGCTCGAGGATCCGCGCGCGGACGCCCGCTGGGTGGACGCCGTCGAACGCGAACTGGCGGAACTCGCCGTCGCCGTGGCGGCCGCGCGGGTGGAGACCGTCGCCCGGCTGGCGGCGCTCGTCGCCGAGACCGCAGACCCGGCGTCGCCATTCCCGACCGCCGACGTCGCGCTCGAAGGGTCGGTGGAGGCCGAACTCGTCCATCTCTCCGCGACCGCCGCCGAAGACGCCTACCGCGAGCGGCTGGGCCGCGGTCGTCCCCGCGATCGCGCAGCCGGGCGAACCCTCGAAGGCCCGCATCTGAGCGACCTTCTGGTGCGCCACGCCGCCAAGGACATGCCGGCGGAGAAGTGCTCCACCGGCGAGCAGAAGGCGCTTCTTGTGGGCCTCGTGCTGGCGCACGCCCGCCTCGTCGCCCGTCTCGACGGCCGGGCGCCCGTGGTGCTGCTCGACGAGGTCGCGGCCCATCTCGACCCTGCCCGCCGGGAGGCGCTCTACGGCGCGCTCGACGCCCTCGGCGCACAGGTCTGGCTCACCGGAGCCGACCCCGCCGCCTTCGCCGACCTCGGGGGCCGGGCGACGGTGTTTGCGGTGGCGGACGGAGAGGTCCGACGCAGGGCGTGA
- a CDS encoding LysE family translocator, whose amino-acid sequence MTFAALLTFSAALFVAAATPGPGVAAIVARALGVGLRATLPMVAGLILGDVVWLACAAFGLAVLAATFGTVFLVVKYVGAAYLLYLAVKLWRAPASADAVAAEARPMLAARSFLAGLAVTIGNPKAMVFYLALLPAIVDLGQVDALGFAELALATALVLVAVIGGYAALASRARAWLVSPRGRRLLNRISGATMGAAAAGVAAS is encoded by the coding sequence ATGACCTTCGCCGCGCTGCTCACCTTTTCGGCCGCCCTGTTCGTCGCCGCCGCCACGCCCGGCCCCGGGGTAGCCGCCATTGTCGCGCGGGCGCTGGGCGTCGGCCTGCGCGCGACCTTGCCGATGGTCGCGGGGCTCATCCTGGGCGACGTCGTCTGGCTCGCCTGCGCCGCCTTCGGGCTCGCCGTGCTCGCCGCCACCTTCGGGACCGTCTTCCTGGTCGTGAAGTATGTCGGCGCGGCCTATCTGCTCTACCTCGCGGTGAAGCTCTGGCGCGCTCCGGCCTCGGCCGACGCGGTCGCCGCCGAGGCGCGGCCGATGTTGGCGGCGCGCAGCTTCCTCGCCGGCCTCGCGGTCACGATCGGCAATCCCAAGGCCATGGTGTTCTATCTCGCCCTGCTGCCGGCGATCGTCGACCTCGGCCAGGTCGACGCGCTCGGCTTCGCTGAACTCGCGCTGGCCACCGCGCTTGTCCTCGTCGCCGTCATCGGCGGCTATGCGGCGCTCGCCTCGCGCGCCCGCGCCTGGCTGGTCTCGCCCCGGGGGCGGCGCCTGCTGAACCGCATCTCGGGCGCGACCATGGGCGCAGCCGCCGCGGGCGTCGCCGCGAGCTGA